Sequence from the Hoplias malabaricus isolate fHopMal1 chromosome 10, fHopMal1.hap1, whole genome shotgun sequence genome:
TTCACTATAATTGCCTTAGCCATGTTGTAAACGCACATTTTGAATAGCGATGATGATAAAATATGTAAGACAGAGAAGTATGAAATTGTGATGACAATTACCCAAATAAGTTCACATTTTcatcacatttttcttttttgtcttagTCTCAGTTAAATGCAGAACAGAAACAGGCAGCTCTCTCCTCCCCCCCGTCTTTACTGGAGGTCTGCGGTTTCTCTTATTTTTACGGGGGATTTCTGGTCGGCCCTCAGTTCACACTGAGAAATTACCTGAGGCTTGTTTCCAGAGAAATGAGCGACTGTCCTGGCCAGGTGCCCAACAGGTGAGCAATAGCTCCTTTTAACATGCTGTTACTTCAAAAAAGTAGCAAACTGCATTGATTAACTTTTTTTTCAAACAGATTTTTCTGTAAAGTATGATTTAAATGAGAAGAGGATTTCCATCattttgtagtccctgaattaAAGCAGGCCACTAGTTGTTAGTATAAAGGCTCTTTCTTAATTTGAAGACGTTTCACCAGAGGAAATGGCAGATTGGGGCTTGTTTGGCCACACGTTTACTCTGTCATCACCTTCCACTCTTCCCTGTGAAGAAACCTTTTTTTTATCTCAACATATGTTTGTTCGGTTCTGTAATCAGCATAGAACTTTTCCCCTATATTTAGCCAAGAGAAGCTTGGTGCAGCCTGGAGCTATGTGGCTAACATTGTTAACAAGTAATGGAAGGCTGCACCGGGTCCTCttctggtttactgcactaagaaGCTTCTgattcacacaccacacacacacagagagagagagagagagagagatgagaccCAGGGTTTGCAGttgctaactttagccggatGAGCTCActtttctcacttttttttttattttagtgatAAGTACTTTTTTTCGCAGGTTGCTACGTGGATTAAGTGACTGAAGTTGCACTTTGTGTCGGTGGAACCCAAGCTGTGTTGAGGACAGTGTTGTAATCcggttttgagagttactgatgaacaaGGGCGAGTGCTAgcagctgctaactttagccagattaCCTCAGTTTGGATATCGATTCTGGTAGCAAGTGCTTTGCTGTCAGTTGCTGTGTTTCTAACGGCTAGtgtaccaccaaagttacactttatggttgtaataacatggtccagtgtgtattatgagcaattatatgggttttatcatgtagtcaacattattttattcaattacacacattcccctaGGCTTAAAATCAGCTGGAGCCCCAAGGCCTTTTGCTATttttgtaaacatcactcgATGAGCACGTGagtaaaagagagggagagatgtgtGTTTGCCTgcgagagagacagggagagtgtgtgcGAGAGCCGGTGTTACACCGAATTCTGTGATCGTTGAGTTTTGTGACCCTAGAGGGCACTGTTTAATGTCCAGCATAGGcctgaatattaattacataaatgtactTAAACATGAATGTTTGTAAGGTTTATATGGAGATTCATTGGGGCTAAATGCCAGGATTCAGTGGGGCTTCATGCCAAGGCTATGAAGTAGTGCCCTCTAGGGTCACAGAATTTGGTGTCGCACCAgtcgtgagtgagtgagggagcgAGAGATGTGCACCAGACTTGATTTCACGACAGTACTGTGAACATGAATTACACTCAACACCCTTCTGTTCTCAACAGGTCAAAGGGTATTTTTACAGATTTCACTGATCAGTGtgtatgtaaattattttttagaTACAGTGCTGCCATGGAATAAactgaacactctctctctgttgcagTGCAATCCCGGCCTTGAAGCGGTTCTGTCTGGGTTTGTTTTTCCTTGTTATCTTCACGATATGTGGACCGTACTACCCTGACAGCTACTACCTTACAGATGAATATGAGGTAAGAGGAATAGTTTTTGGATGTTATGGCATTACACATTGTAAGATTGGACTCTGTATTTTGTGCTCAGGACTAGCACACTATTTTTGTGTTGAACCCTTCAGTGGATTCTATTGTGAGATATGATttgaatatattgtttttttatctttaataatTTGTTTAGGCGCAGCCGTTCTGGTACAGGTGTATTTACATCCTGTTGTGGGCGAAAGTGAACCTGTACAAATACGTTACCTGCTGGCTAATAACAGTGAGTATCCACATACGCTAACACAGTGGTTCCCAGAGGTTTTCTGCAGTGCCTCCTTTTGtagataaatatttttgagcCCACTCtgacactcacatacacatctTTTGATTccaaaatgatcattttaaatattgtaactGTAAATTTGCAAGCTTTGCGTTGAGGGGAGTACAGTGGTGCAACTAagagtgtcactgtcacacagctccagggtcctgtggttgtgggttgttttccctgtgtccacatgggttgaATTTTTGAAGTCattgttgttttaatgtttctgcTTAAATTTGGCCAAAAACAAAATTATCCCCCAAAAATGTAACCGAGCCAAATCCATTTTGTTCTCTGAACCGTTTTTGCATGCATTCCTAATTGGTGTAAGTAGGCTTCTGATACTTTCCTGCTACATTAGACTCGTAGTTACATTACCCTCATAGCTGCAGTGCAAAAACTAGTGTACTCCAGGCGTTAAATATGCAATAAAAAGAAGTTGGGAAAGTTGAGATTTGGTTAAACAATGCTTTACCAGTTTCTGTAGATTTGATTAACCATGGTTTCCTTCCTGTTGCGTGCAGGAGGGTGTGTGCATTCTCTCTGGCCTTGGTTATAACGGACGCACTGAAACAGGAGAGCCACAATGGGATGCTTGCGCTAATATGAGGGTTTGGATGTTTGAAACCACACCCCTCTTCACAGGCACAATCAGCTCCTTCAACATTAACACTAATGCTTGGGTGGCCAGGTCTGTATCCACATTTTTtgatgtaaatgtatgttttctaATTATGATACTCGATTAGCTGCTAATGAGTGGTTAAATCAGTTAGTAGCACAAAGAGGAGCACATGATTGAATAAACAGAATAACGTTCACAAATCATACATGAACCTGCAAAACCTAAAATGACTTTACTTTTGTTCTTGAATGCAACATTTAAGCATTGGCCCCTTGGTTGGTTTGTTTCTCTAGATGAGTTGGATGGCCCTCATCCTTCAATGACAACCAATGCAGTTGCCTCTTAACTGAATTAGCATTTAGAGTTCTCCTTTGAGCATGCTGAGCTCCAGTTATATAGCATTAGCATtgggttaaaaaaagaaatgctgaGATGAATCTCATACTACAGTTTCTCCCAGGTTAGGAACATTAATATGATGTACCtagccatttttattttaaattctacATTTAGAATTCTACTCAAGCTTATTTTGGAAAAAGTACTTCTTTCAAAATACAGTTTTTCTGCTTTAGTTTTTATTTCAGGGCTGTAATTGTATGCAGCAAATCAAcatgttaaaatgaaaaaagacaaaTGATTTATCAGTTATTTACTGAAATTGCCTTTAGCTACCAATGTTTTATAAGCTAATTTAAGCTATGTTTAAATCTGAGTATTTATAGATGAGTCATCTTAGCATAATAACAAAATTCAGCAACTTGAAATCTAAAGTCTCCACTTAAGATTGCAGTTTAAAGCAGTCTtaacctttctctctctttgtctgtctgtctgtctgtctctttgtctgtctgtctgtctgtctctctgtctgtctgcctgtctgtcctTTCTTTCTACAGGCACATTTTCAAGCGAATGAAGTTCCTTGGGAATAAGATGGCTTCTCAAATGGGGACGTTGTTTTTCCTGGCCATTTGGCATGGCCTTCATTCGGGATACATCATCTGCTTCTCTATGGAGTTCATAATCGTCAATGTGGAGAAACAGGTGAACTTTCTGATAACACTCAGTCACTGCTGGAGGACGCTTCATGCATCCAGCTGGCGCAGCACTGATCAGATAAGGAATTAGATTTAGATCTACAGCAGCCTTTATCAAATCCGCTCTGCAgagttttctgttcttattCCTCTGGATCTTATCAACCTCTTCTGCTCAGtttaaacaccccccccccacacacacacacacacttcagtgcACTGTACAAGTACAGTCTCCTAAGTGTACTGTATAAGTGCACTATGGGTCAGTCACGAAACCTAGTGAGCTGACTAAGTGGGCACTGACTAcgtagacagctgtttaagcAATTGCTTGACGGCTTGTTCCCACCCCTGCACACGACCGGTGTTTACATACTTCAGAGGCTAGCATCGCCTCAGCGTTTCAGCCCAATGGAATCTGTTCTTCATGTTTTTatcacaatttttaaaattatatttgatCTGGAAAAAAGAGCAAATTGGTCAGGAGCTGTGCTTGAGTTGCATCATGTGGCTGAGATGCGGCTGAGGAAagcggaggaaaccggagcacccggaggaaacccacgcagacacagggagaacacaccacactcctcacagacagtcacccggaggaaacccacgcagacacagggagaacacaccacactcctcacagacagtcacccagagcgggaattgaacccacaatctccaggtccctggagctgtgtg
This genomic interval carries:
- the lpcat3 gene encoding lysophospholipid acyltransferase 5 isoform X2; the protein is MAAPLLEKVSDYLGSPEPAVRLILSILIGSQVYHSALCIVVQFLFLRLMGRTVTAVLSSFIFQMAYLLTGYYYTATDEYDIKWTMPHCVLALKLIGLSLDYYDGGKEPSQLNAEQKQAALSSPPSLLEVCGFSYFYGGFLVGPQFTLRNYLRLVSREMSDCPGQVPNSAIPALKRFCLGLFFLVIFTICGPYYPDSYYLTDEYEAQPFWYRCIYILLWAKVNLYKYVTCWLITEGVCILSGLGYNGRTETGEPQWDACANMRVWMFETTPLFTGTISSFNINTNAWVARHIFKRMKFLGNKMASQMGTLFFLAIWHGLHSGYIICFSMEFIIVNVEKQAQTLVKDSPMLSDFAKGPFYPLIYVVQQFIHWVFMGYSLVPFCLFTYDKWLKVYSSVYFCGHIFFFAAFLLLPYIRKALVPRKMKSEKKED